Proteins found in one Candidatus Hydrogenedentota bacterium genomic segment:
- a CDS encoding MBL fold metallo-hydrolase, with protein sequence MNTVEFTVLGGGSEIGANSYLVSGAGTDIVLDCGIHPKKEGLEALPDLSLLTRAPDVVLVSHGHVDHCGAVPCLLRQYPGLFVYATRPTVPIMDRMLHNSVSVMEMLERNQGVRGYPLYSHEDVGFALRRTDGLDTGHEFALTYQSPVRAEFRSAGHVLGSACILLRFPGHTVFYTGDICLTHQELMSGHVLIEDNIQVDTLICESTRGAQKYEGDRTYEAEMERFAVEATKVVESGGVVLVPAFALGRSQELLNIIARLKRSRMIPRVPVYASGLGRAIYEIYNDHLDYLRPAADLRPLDEFGRVGNVWEPESVDDLLDDPCIIVATSGMMVENTPSAMIAKEMVKSRRHGIFFVGYLDPDTLGYRLLHANTGDKMAFETPGRNVKIRLENRQQFSFSAHASRDDLRRLIEHLNPKNIVFVHGDPDAIDWMSANTNGQARKFAPMFGQTVVLEA encoded by the coding sequence GTGAACACTGTTGAATTTACCGTTCTAGGCGGTGGTTCGGAAATCGGCGCGAATAGCTATCTCGTGAGTGGAGCCGGCACGGACATCGTCCTGGATTGCGGTATACATCCGAAGAAAGAAGGCCTGGAGGCCCTGCCGGATCTGTCGCTTTTGACCCGGGCGCCCGATGTGGTTTTGGTTTCTCACGGGCACGTGGACCATTGCGGGGCGGTTCCCTGTCTGTTACGGCAGTATCCGGGCCTTTTCGTGTACGCGACGCGCCCGACAGTGCCGATTATGGACCGCATGCTGCACAACAGCGTGTCGGTGATGGAAATGCTCGAGCGCAATCAGGGCGTGCGGGGGTACCCGTTGTATAGCCATGAGGACGTGGGATTCGCCCTGCGCCGCACCGATGGCCTCGACACAGGCCACGAGTTTGCGCTTACCTATCAGAGCCCGGTGCGCGCAGAGTTTCGTTCCGCGGGCCATGTCTTGGGCAGCGCCTGCATTCTGCTGCGTTTCCCGGGGCATACGGTGTTCTATACGGGCGATATATGCCTTACCCATCAGGAACTGATGAGCGGGCACGTTCTGATTGAAGACAACATCCAGGTCGATACGTTGATCTGTGAGAGTACGCGGGGCGCCCAGAAGTATGAAGGCGACCGGACCTATGAAGCGGAGATGGAGCGCTTCGCCGTGGAGGCCACCAAAGTGGTCGAATCCGGCGGCGTGGTGCTTGTGCCGGCGTTCGCCTTGGGGCGGAGCCAGGAGCTCTTGAATATCATCGCACGGCTCAAACGGTCCCGCATGATTCCGCGCGTCCCCGTTTACGCTTCCGGGTTGGGGCGGGCCATTTACGAAATCTACAACGATCATCTTGACTACCTGCGTCCGGCAGCCGACTTACGGCCTCTTGACGAATTCGGCAGGGTGGGCAACGTCTGGGAACCCGAGTCCGTTGACGACCTGCTTGACGACCCCTGCATTATTGTGGCGACGTCCGGCATGATGGTCGAGAATACGCCCTCGGCCATGATTGCCAAGGAGATGGTGAAGTCGCGGCGGCATGGCATCTTTTTCGTCGGCTATCTGGATCCTGACACCTTGGGATACCGTCTTTTGCACGCGAACACGGGCGACAAAATGGCTTTCGAGACGCCCGGACGCAACGTCAAGATCCGCCTCGAAAACCGGCAACAGTTCAGCTTCAGCGCCCACGCTTCCCGGGATGATCTCCGGCGCTTGATCGAGCATTTGAATCCCAAGAACATCGTTTTTGTCCACGGCGATCCCGACGCCATCGATTGGATGTCCGCGAACACTAACGGCCAAGCACGGAAATTCGCGCCGATGTTTGGGCAGACCGTCGTCCTCGAGGCGTAA
- a CDS encoding alpha-galactosidase, translating to MGPISSVKRLCAVGVLAGLACLASTALPGTVSTADLPLYNKEAGRYGGDWLVRAPDAGAAVYRTAHDNEIVLSNGLVSRTFRLAPNAATVALDNLITDEAVLRGVKPEARVAVNGVSYDVGGLKGQPNYAYLQPDWLDALTADPSAFQFSGFEVGEPSERMAWNRVRHHAPGAEWPPEGVYLRMDYHMPETHASGEARPDIRVSVHYELYDGEPVMSKWLTIHNDGAETVRIDGFTTEILAAVERGSDVDSSRTALLLPNVHVESDYAFQGGTAMGSSRFAVHWAPDPDYTTQVNYVCATPCLLEVRPELGPAVDLAPGKAFESFRAFVMPFDTYDRERQGLAQRRMYRAIAPWVTENPLMIHVRYANWDAVKLAIDQCAEVGFEMVIMTFGSGFNIEDDSEAYLAEMRRYAEYAAGKGVEIGGYSLLASRRIDDANDVVMPEGQSPTFGNSPCLLSQWGMDYFRKLYQFYDRTGMRLLEHDGSYPGDVCMSAAHPGHRGLEDSQWLQWRAISDFYKWCRAKGVYLNVPDYYYLAGSSKCAMGYREVNWSLPRAQQVIHTRQNIYDGTWEKTPSMGWMFVPLTEYHGGGAEATIEPLDEHLDHYERMLISNLAMGVQACYRGPRLYDTVRTKEMVARWVAWFKEYRDIFESDLVHGRRADGRDIDWMLHVNPNLVHKGMLVVFNPLDEPVERTIAPSLYYTGLTGKALVAEGNSPAKEYALDRDYRIEIPVSMPPKSFAWFVITAP from the coding sequence ATGGGGCCTATCTCGTCTGTAAAACGCCTGTGTGCGGTTGGAGTGTTGGCCGGCCTCGCGTGTCTTGCTTCTACGGCGCTCCCGGGGACTGTTTCCACGGCCGACTTGCCGTTATATAACAAGGAGGCGGGGCGCTACGGCGGCGACTGGCTGGTGAGGGCGCCGGATGCCGGGGCCGCCGTGTACCGAACGGCGCACGACAACGAGATTGTCCTGAGCAACGGTCTAGTGAGCCGGACCTTTCGTCTCGCACCCAATGCCGCGACGGTCGCGCTCGACAACCTCATCACGGACGAGGCGGTGCTTCGCGGGGTAAAGCCGGAAGCGCGGGTTGCCGTCAACGGCGTCTCCTACGATGTCGGAGGCCTCAAGGGCCAGCCCAACTACGCGTATCTGCAGCCGGACTGGCTCGACGCGTTGACGGCGGACCCGTCCGCGTTTCAGTTCTCGGGGTTTGAAGTTGGTGAACCATCGGAACGGATGGCGTGGAACCGGGTTCGCCATCACGCTCCAGGCGCCGAGTGGCCTCCCGAAGGAGTCTATCTGCGCATGGACTACCACATGCCTGAAACGCACGCTTCGGGGGAAGCGAGGCCGGACATTCGCGTGTCGGTGCATTACGAGTTGTACGACGGGGAGCCGGTTATGAGCAAATGGCTCACCATTCATAACGACGGCGCCGAAACCGTGCGCATCGACGGGTTCACCACGGAGATACTGGCGGCGGTCGAACGCGGCTCCGACGTGGATTCCTCGCGCACGGCCCTGCTGTTGCCCAATGTTCATGTTGAATCCGATTATGCGTTTCAGGGCGGGACCGCCATGGGCAGCAGCCGGTTCGCGGTCCACTGGGCGCCGGATCCCGACTACACCACCCAGGTGAATTACGTCTGCGCGACGCCGTGCCTGCTCGAGGTGCGGCCCGAGTTGGGCCCGGCGGTGGATTTGGCGCCGGGCAAGGCGTTCGAGTCGTTCCGCGCGTTCGTCATGCCCTTTGACACCTACGACCGCGAGCGGCAAGGCCTTGCCCAGCGGCGCATGTACCGCGCGATCGCGCCGTGGGTGACCGAGAACCCGCTGATGATTCACGTGCGGTACGCCAATTGGGACGCCGTGAAGCTCGCCATCGACCAATGCGCCGAAGTGGGCTTCGAGATGGTGATTATGACTTTCGGGAGCGGGTTCAACATCGAGGACGACAGCGAGGCCTATCTTGCCGAGATGAGACGGTATGCTGAGTATGCGGCCGGAAAAGGCGTCGAGATCGGCGGATATTCCTTGCTCGCGTCCCGCCGTATCGACGACGCGAACGATGTCGTCATGCCCGAGGGCCAAAGCCCCACGTTCGGCAACTCGCCGTGCCTGTTGAGCCAGTGGGGCATGGACTATTTCCGAAAACTCTACCAGTTCTACGACAGGACCGGCATGCGGCTTCTGGAACATGACGGGTCGTACCCGGGGGATGTCTGCATGTCGGCCGCGCACCCCGGGCACCGCGGCCTCGAGGATTCGCAGTGGTTGCAGTGGCGCGCGATATCCGATTTCTACAAATGGTGCCGCGCAAAGGGCGTATATCTCAACGTACCCGACTATTACTACCTTGCGGGCTCGAGCAAGTGCGCCATGGGTTACCGCGAAGTGAACTGGTCGCTGCCTCGCGCCCAGCAGGTGATTCATACCCGGCAGAACATCTATGACGGCACCTGGGAGAAGACCCCCTCGATGGGCTGGATGTTCGTACCCTTGACCGAGTATCACGGGGGCGGCGCCGAAGCCACTATCGAACCCCTCGACGAACATCTCGACCACTACGAGCGCATGCTCATCAGCAACCTCGCCATGGGAGTGCAAGCGTGCTACCGCGGACCGCGTCTGTACGATACCGTCCGCACGAAGGAGATGGTCGCGCGTTGGGTGGCCTGGTTCAAGGAGTACCGCGACATATTCGAGAGCGACCTTGTGCACGGACGCCGCGCCGATGGTCGTGACATCGACTGGATGCTTCACGTCAACCCGAATCTCGTGCATAAGGGCATGCTGGTCGTGTTCAATCCGCTCGACGAGCCCGTCGAACGCACCATCGCCCCGAGCTTGTATTACACGGGCCTGACCGGGAAGGCGCTGGTCGCGGAAGGCAATTCGCCGGCGAAGGAGTATGCTCTCGACCGCGATTACCGCATCGAAATCCCCGTATCCATGCCGCCCAAGAGTTTTGCGTGGTTCGTCATTACCGCGCCGTAA
- a CDS encoding Gfo/Idh/MocA family oxidoreductase: protein MPKDLNFAVLGLGMGMNHCQAIVDAKGARLAAVCDHDEARLKEATTKFGCEGYARYADLLKNKDIDAVCIATESGLHAKHGIHAARAGKHLLVEKPVDITPARIKQLRDVVEQTGVKCGCVFQSRTEPLNLRLKKAIDGGKLGKLIGVHAQLPWFRAQSYYEGPHGSWKGTWKLDGGGSLMNQGIHTVDLIQWLAGPVESVCGFTGVFGHKIEAEDQTVAILKFECGALGTLVTTTCTIPDQSQRILVYGEKGSFTKTAYLEHFEAGSMRERQQMMEWYGQEKISKLGRDPLAVGSAGHVRHVEDLVKAIHQNSKPAITIEDATHPVEIACAIFKSARTGKVVKVKDMRR, encoded by the coding sequence ATGCCAAAGGACCTGAATTTCGCCGTGCTGGGGCTTGGGATGGGGATGAATCATTGCCAGGCAATCGTCGACGCGAAAGGCGCCCGTCTTGCCGCGGTGTGCGACCATGACGAAGCCCGGCTCAAAGAAGCCACGACAAAGTTCGGCTGCGAGGGCTACGCCAGGTACGCTGACCTCCTCAAGAACAAAGACATCGACGCCGTCTGCATCGCCACCGAGAGCGGCCTGCACGCCAAGCACGGCATTCACGCCGCGCGCGCGGGCAAACACCTGCTCGTCGAGAAGCCCGTCGACATTACCCCTGCCCGCATCAAGCAACTGCGCGACGTGGTGGAACAGACGGGCGTAAAATGCGGTTGCGTGTTTCAATCGCGCACCGAACCGCTGAACCTCCGTCTCAAGAAGGCCATAGACGGCGGCAAACTCGGCAAACTTATCGGGGTCCATGCCCAACTGCCCTGGTTCCGCGCCCAAAGCTACTACGAAGGCCCCCACGGCTCGTGGAAAGGCACCTGGAAACTCGACGGCGGCGGCAGTTTGATGAACCAGGGCATTCACACCGTGGACCTGATCCAGTGGCTCGCGGGACCCGTGGAGAGCGTCTGCGGGTTCACGGGCGTTTTCGGCCACAAGATCGAGGCCGAGGACCAGACCGTCGCCATTCTGAAGTTCGAATGCGGCGCCCTGGGCACTCTGGTGACGACCACCTGTACTATCCCCGACCAGAGTCAGCGCATCCTCGTCTACGGCGAAAAGGGCTCGTTCACGAAGACCGCATATCTTGAACACTTCGAGGCGGGCAGCATGAGAGAGCGGCAGCAGATGATGGAATGGTACGGACAAGAGAAAATCAGCAAGCTCGGTCGAGACCCGTTGGCCGTCGGGTCGGCTGGCCATGTCAGGCATGTCGAAGACCTCGTAAAGGCCATCCACCAAAACAGCAAACCGGCCATCACCATCGAAGACGCCACCCACCCCGTCGAGATCGCCTGCGCCATCTTCAAATCGGCCAGAACAGGCAAGGTCGTCAAGGTGAAAGACATGCGCAGGTGA
- a CDS encoding Gfo/Idh/MocA family oxidoreductase → MAGKKAVSRRAFMRDAAKTAAGITAGAAVVKTARADIYKSILPSGVLGANEMIRTGHIGLGVMGSGNLKYNMQRPDVMPIAVCDLHPRNRGKGHAMAQAKNPQATVHEDYREIIDNKDVDAVICSTTDHWHAMIAIAACNAGKAVYCEKPLSTTVKEGQAVLAAAQKNNTVFQCGTIQRSGEQFKEAIEIVKNGTLGQIGHVDTFSIDMLAPSGIGNPPDVTDPEKWKTYGPWETYQGWVEHKPFNVNRWLYNFRWFYDYAGGKLTDWGVHLVDIVLLAMGEDKPPKTVSASGGKFIITDNRTTPDTINVSWEFDNYLLTFTNRVWNSYGDQIVPADNHGIIFYGTKGTLKLSRSGYKLIPGACQQYVPEPGEYESAEAKESNNAAVLYEPHLENFVNCIRSGEKPISHVASCHNSSTVCHIGNAAYLAGAKLTWDAAAEQFTGGPAEAVQKANEWIARPYQNGYTLG, encoded by the coding sequence ATGGCAGGCAAGAAGGCAGTGAGCCGCCGGGCGTTCATGCGCGATGCGGCCAAGACAGCGGCGGGCATTACGGCGGGGGCGGCAGTGGTGAAGACGGCCCGCGCGGACATATATAAGTCGATTCTCCCCTCGGGCGTGCTGGGGGCAAACGAGATGATTCGCACCGGCCATATCGGCCTTGGCGTGATGGGATCGGGAAATCTGAAGTACAACATGCAGCGCCCTGACGTCATGCCGATCGCGGTGTGCGACCTCCATCCGCGGAACCGCGGCAAAGGGCACGCAATGGCTCAGGCGAAGAACCCCCAAGCAACCGTCCACGAAGACTACAGAGAGATCATCGACAACAAGGACGTCGATGCGGTGATTTGCTCGACGACGGACCACTGGCACGCCATGATCGCGATTGCCGCGTGCAACGCGGGCAAGGCGGTGTACTGCGAGAAGCCTCTCAGCACCACGGTGAAAGAAGGCCAGGCCGTGCTTGCGGCCGCACAGAAAAACAATACCGTGTTCCAGTGCGGCACAATTCAGCGCAGCGGCGAACAGTTTAAGGAAGCCATCGAGATTGTCAAGAACGGGACGCTTGGACAGATCGGCCACGTCGATACGTTCTCGATCGACATGCTGGCTCCGTCGGGCATCGGTAACCCGCCTGACGTGACGGATCCCGAGAAATGGAAGACCTACGGGCCGTGGGAGACGTACCAGGGCTGGGTCGAGCACAAACCGTTCAACGTGAACCGGTGGCTCTATAACTTCCGTTGGTTCTACGATTACGCGGGCGGCAAACTCACGGACTGGGGCGTGCACCTCGTGGATATCGTGTTGTTGGCCATGGGCGAAGACAAACCACCGAAGACCGTCTCGGCGTCGGGCGGGAAGTTCATTATCACCGACAACCGCACCACACCCGACACCATCAACGTGAGCTGGGAATTCGACAACTATTTGCTTACGTTCACCAACCGGGTGTGGAATTCCTATGGCGACCAGATCGTGCCGGCCGACAACCACGGGATCATTTTCTACGGTACGAAGGGCACGCTGAAACTCAGCCGCTCGGGATACAAGCTGATTCCGGGCGCTTGCCAGCAGTATGTGCCCGAGCCGGGCGAGTACGAATCCGCCGAGGCTAAGGAAAGCAATAACGCGGCGGTCTTGTACGAGCCGCATTTAGAGAACTTCGTCAACTGCATCCGTTCGGGCGAAAAGCCCATCAGCCACGTGGCGTCGTGCCACAATTCGAGCACCGTATGCCACATCGGCAACGCGGCGTATCTCGCCGGCGCGAAACTTACCTGGGATGCCGCGGCGGAGCAGTTCACGGGCGGCCCGGCCGAAGCGGTCCAAAAGGCCAACGAGTGGATCGCGCGCCCTTACCAGAATGGGTATACCCTGGGCTGA
- a CDS encoding uroporphyrinogen decarboxylase family protein, which yields MTFRELNVAIFRREPVREILWQPRIEHWYETHRLQNTLPERYRGMSLLEVFDDIGCSVRPYWAFNPTIRIELPEDTRKESRDDGSRTIETLYTPVGNLVTVSQRTSLASHTVKYPVVTPADMRVMEWVLQHRRVWFDKDAYRRACARIGNRAAPSIYIPRINLMRILIDFMGFEGGMTAICEYPEETDRFVAVINETDGPILDVVCACPIDIVNFGDNVHQALCPPPFFERFVQPEYRRRNERLHAAGKATYPHWDGDCGQLLPYARDCGFDGVEAITPVPQGDVTLEQVRDALGSLILVDGIPCTDFLPAEPIEGLVENTRKCIEYFAPHLILGISDELSPAGDIERVRLVSDIVREHNAVAR from the coding sequence ATGACCTTTCGCGAGCTCAATGTGGCTATCTTCCGCAGGGAGCCGGTCAGGGAAATCTTATGGCAACCGCGCATCGAGCATTGGTACGAGACGCATCGGTTGCAGAACACCTTGCCGGAGCGCTATCGCGGGATGTCGCTGCTCGAGGTCTTCGACGACATCGGCTGCTCCGTGAGACCGTACTGGGCGTTCAATCCCACCATTCGAATCGAGCTGCCCGAGGATACGCGTAAAGAGAGCCGCGATGACGGCTCCCGCACCATCGAAACCCTGTACACGCCGGTGGGCAACCTCGTGACGGTGAGCCAGCGCACATCCCTGGCAAGTCACACCGTCAAATACCCCGTCGTCACACCCGCCGACATGCGTGTGATGGAATGGGTGTTACAGCATCGCCGCGTATGGTTTGACAAGGACGCCTACCGCCGGGCCTGCGCGCGAATCGGCAACCGCGCCGCGCCCTCCATTTACATCCCGCGGATCAACCTGATGCGGATTCTCATCGATTTCATGGGTTTCGAGGGCGGCATGACCGCCATCTGCGAGTATCCAGAGGAGACCGACCGTTTCGTCGCCGTGATTAACGAAACCGACGGCCCCATACTCGACGTCGTCTGCGCATGCCCCATAGATATCGTGAATTTCGGCGATAATGTCCACCAGGCGCTGTGTCCGCCGCCGTTTTTCGAGCGTTTCGTGCAGCCTGAATACCGCCGCCGCAACGAGCGGCTGCATGCGGCCGGGAAAGCGACCTACCCCCACTGGGACGGCGACTGCGGTCAACTCCTCCCGTATGCACGCGATTGCGGGTTCGACGGCGTTGAGGCCATCACGCCGGTCCCGCAAGGTGACGTGACCCTCGAGCAGGTCCGCGACGCCCTCGGCAGCCTCATCCTCGTCGACGGGATCCCCTGCACGGATTTTCTGCCCGCCGAACCCATTGAGGGGCTTGTCGAAAACACGCGGAAATGCATCGAATACTTCGCGCCCCATCTCATTCTGGGCATCTCCGACGAATTATCCCCCGCCGGGGATATCGAGCGGGTCCGTCTCGTCAGCGACATCGTTCGCGAACACAACGCTGTGGCCCGGTAG
- a CDS encoding DUF2961 domain-containing protein, which produces MFNGLGMHLGNLSRLSNAKTRSRSPENLDGAKGRGGMATDGTGAHCARDLGQGWKISPSVKIEPGQVFELANIDGPGAIQQIWMTPTGRWRYSILRAYWDGEKAPSIETPAGDFFCMGWGEYAQVNSLPVCVNPGSALNCYWEMPFRKHCRMTFENLDEEPMILYYQINYTLTDVPEDAAYLHAQFRRTNPLPYKQVYTIADGIKGKGHYVGTYLAWQVNNTGWWGEGEIKFFMDGDSEFPTICGTGTEDYFCGSYNFDRNGQYTPFCTAYSGLAQVIRPDGAYRSQQRFGLYRWHIMDPVRFEQDLRVTIQALGWRSGGRYLPQQDDIASVAYWYQAEPHAPLPKLPAKDQLEVI; this is translated from the coding sequence ATGTTCAACGGGCTTGGGATGCACTTGGGGAACCTGTCACGGCTGTCGAACGCGAAGACGCGGTCGCGGTCGCCGGAGAATCTCGACGGCGCGAAAGGACGGGGAGGCATGGCAACCGACGGGACCGGCGCCCACTGCGCACGCGACCTCGGGCAAGGCTGGAAAATCTCGCCGTCGGTCAAAATCGAGCCGGGGCAAGTCTTCGAACTGGCGAACATCGACGGTCCCGGCGCGATACAGCAAATCTGGATGACGCCCACGGGCAGATGGCGCTACAGCATCCTGCGGGCCTATTGGGACGGCGAGAAGGCGCCCAGCATTGAAACCCCCGCCGGGGATTTCTTCTGCATGGGCTGGGGCGAATACGCGCAGGTGAATTCCCTGCCCGTATGCGTGAACCCGGGAAGCGCTTTAAATTGCTATTGGGAAATGCCCTTCCGCAAACATTGCCGCATGACCTTCGAGAACCTGGACGAAGAACCCATGATCCTCTATTACCAGATCAACTACACCTTGACCGATGTGCCCGAGGACGCCGCCTACCTCCATGCCCAGTTCCGGCGGACCAATCCGCTTCCCTACAAACAGGTGTATACCATCGCCGACGGCATCAAGGGCAAGGGGCATTACGTCGGCACCTACCTGGCCTGGCAGGTCAACAACACGGGATGGTGGGGCGAGGGCGAGATCAAGTTCTTCATGGACGGCGACTCCGAATTCCCAACCATCTGCGGGACGGGCACCGAGGACTACTTCTGCGGATCGTACAACTTCGACCGTAACGGCCAGTATACGCCGTTCTGCACCGCCTACTCGGGTTTGGCCCAGGTGATTCGCCCTGACGGCGCATACCGGTCGCAACAGCGTTTCGGCCTGTACCGCTGGCACATCATGGACCCCGTACGTTTCGAACAGGACCTGCGGGTCACCATCCAGGCACTTGGATGGCGCAGCGGGGGACGTTACCTGCCCCAGCAGGACGACATCGCATCGGTGGCCTATTGGTACCAGGCCGAACCTCACGCCCCTTTGCCGAAACTGCCCGCAAAAGACCAGCTCGAGGTAATCTAA
- a CDS encoding HEAT repeat domain-containing protein — protein DIIKRAAMMGLGRFGDETVVEPVLSAAAGGSPLVQATIVPALEQLRGPAPARRILEAYPKLDAPTQLRMVQMFGRKNDPVYLPILQEAAASQDPAFRMAALDALSSSRSVDALPVLVTIARGGSETERALALKAATNVAGSLGSGGNADAAGGAFLELYGLTEDPVVHRTALEGLARYPVAAAYDTVINALADETLGEAARAAMPGLFGALAKSGEQDKALEVFNTVLRGGASAEVLAGMVSRLQGLQTAMDTTQLLGVVKKWLVIGPFQWKSDDDWTAAFVGEPDINLEGVYKDGDAERRWTPITSGDALGLVDLMGAIGQYDRVFAYAYTEVDVPEAAPAQVRLGSDDGNVVWLNGEKVWENRVDRGAAPDQDVAPCQLQQGKNRILVKISQGAGGWNFMLRITKPDGTAPW, from the coding sequence GACATCATCAAGCGCGCGGCCATGATGGGTCTCGGCCGTTTTGGCGACGAGACCGTGGTTGAGCCCGTGCTCTCCGCTGCGGCGGGCGGCTCGCCGCTTGTGCAGGCAACGATCGTCCCCGCGCTCGAGCAGCTTCGCGGTCCCGCCCCGGCCCGGCGCATTCTCGAGGCTTACCCGAAACTCGATGCCCCCACGCAACTGCGCATGGTCCAGATGTTCGGCCGTAAGAACGACCCGGTCTATCTTCCTATCCTCCAAGAAGCAGCGGCCAGCCAGGACCCCGCATTTCGCATGGCCGCACTCGATGCGCTGTCCTCCTCGCGCTCGGTTGATGCCCTGCCCGTGCTGGTAACCATCGCGCGCGGGGGTTCGGAAACCGAACGCGCTCTCGCACTCAAAGCGGCCACGAATGTGGCGGGAAGCCTGGGTTCAGGCGGCAATGCCGACGCCGCGGGCGGCGCCTTTCTCGAACTCTACGGCCTGACCGAAGACCCCGTTGTCCACCGTACCGCGCTCGAGGGCCTCGCACGGTATCCGGTCGCAGCTGCCTACGACACCGTCATAAATGCCCTTGCCGATGAGACGTTGGGCGAAGCCGCGCGCGCGGCCATGCCCGGCCTGTTTGGAGCACTCGCAAAATCCGGCGAACAAGACAAGGCTCTGGAAGTGTTCAATACCGTGCTGCGCGGCGGCGCTTCCGCTGAAGTGCTCGCCGGGATGGTCTCGCGCCTCCAGGGGCTCCAGACGGCCATGGATACCACCCAATTGCTGGGCGTCGTCAAGAAGTGGCTCGTCATCGGCCCGTTCCAATGGAAGAGCGACGACGACTGGACGGCCGCCTTCGTCGGCGAGCCGGACATCAACCTCGAAGGCGTGTACAAAGACGGCGACGCCGAACGCCGCTGGACCCCCATCACCTCCGGCGACGCACTCGGGCTGGTCGACCTCATGGGCGCCATCGGCCAATACGACCGCGTGTTCGCTTATGCGTACACGGAAGTCGACGTTCCCGAAGCTGCCCCCGCGCAGGTTCGCCTGGGTTCCGACGACGGCAACGTTGTCTGGCTCAACGGCGAGAAGGTCTGGGAGAACCGCGTCGACCGGGGCGCCGCCCCCGACCAGGACGTCGCGCCCTGCCAGCTTCAACAGGGCAAAAACCGCATACTCGTCAAGATCAGTCAAGGCGCCGGCGGCTGGAACTTCATGCTCCGCATAACCAAACCCGACGGCACCGCTCCGTGGTAA
- a CDS encoding Gfo/Idh/MocA family oxidoreductase, with product MRGTRINRRTFLGIAGAAAAAGLLPRTARAGISPNEKINLAVIGCGGMGSRHIEALAVNENCNLAALCDVYIPRYDAGQKMVEQLSGKKPDGYQDFRRVLERNDIDAILIASPDHWHPLLTILGCEAGKDVYVEKPACTTVEEGRAMVNAARRYGSVVQVGTQQRSMPLFQQAIDIIQSGRLGVITSGTAWIGTNGALVHESVREIPKGLDWDLWQGPAPWHDYTQERFTAFRAFLDYARGGELANWGVHLVDILHWGIRQDRPLTVQAVGGNYLGGTGADNYEVVDALLEYPGCTVTWEQHHSNTHSTKGYGMRFQGTRGRLTLDRGSFWLENLAPDSDLTAGEVVGAPELSWANPDHHNNFFECIRARKKPRADIEIGVRSTSAILLAGIALKVSRKLVWDGDAERFIGDAEANKHLTRPYRAPWRLDV from the coding sequence ATGAGGGGAACACGTATCAATCGGCGCACCTTCCTGGGGATCGCCGGCGCCGCCGCGGCCGCCGGTCTTCTGCCGCGGACCGCGCGCGCGGGCATCAGTCCCAACGAAAAGATCAATCTCGCGGTGATCGGCTGCGGTGGTATGGGCTCGCGCCATATTGAAGCTCTCGCCGTCAACGAGAACTGCAACCTCGCCGCGCTGTGCGACGTCTACATCCCGCGTTATGATGCCGGACAAAAGATGGTCGAGCAGTTGTCCGGCAAGAAACCCGACGGGTACCAGGATTTCCGGCGTGTCCTTGAACGTAACGACATCGACGCCATCCTCATCGCCTCGCCCGACCATTGGCATCCCCTGCTGACCATCCTCGGCTGCGAAGCGGGAAAGGACGTGTACGTGGAGAAGCCCGCCTGCACAACGGTCGAAGAAGGACGGGCCATGGTCAACGCCGCCCGCCGCTACGGGTCCGTGGTCCAGGTGGGCACGCAGCAGCGCTCGATGCCGCTGTTCCAACAAGCCATCGACATCATACAGTCGGGAAGGCTCGGCGTCATCACATCGGGCACGGCGTGGATCGGCACGAACGGCGCCCTGGTGCACGAAAGTGTCCGCGAGATTCCCAAAGGCCTCGATTGGGACCTTTGGCAGGGCCCCGCTCCCTGGCACGACTACACCCAGGAACGGTTCACGGCCTTCCGGGCTTTCTTGGATTACGCCCGGGGCGGCGAACTGGCCAATTGGGGCGTGCATCTCGTCGATATCCTCCATTGGGGCATTCGCCAGGACCGCCCGCTGACGGTCCAGGCCGTTGGCGGCAATTACCTCGGCGGCACTGGAGCGGACAACTATGAAGTTGTGGACGCCCTGCTCGAATACCCCGGGTGCACGGTCACCTGGGAACAGCACCACAGCAATACCCATTCAACAAAAGGCTACGGCATGCGGTTCCAGGGTACCCGGGGACGCCTCACCCTCGACCGCGGCTCGTTCTGGCTCGAGAATCTCGCGCCGGACTCGGACCTGACCGCCGGCGAGGTCGTGGGCGCTCCCGAGCTCAGTTGGGCCAACCCGGATCATCACAACAACTTCTTCGAATGCATCCGCGCCCGAAAAAAGCCCCGGGCCGATATCGAGATCGGCGTGCGGTCCACGTCAGCCATCCTGTTGGCGGGCATCGCGCTCAAGGTGTCGCGAAAACTCGTATGGGACGGCGACGCCGAACGGTTCATCGGAGACGCGGAAGCCAACAAACACCTCACCCGGCCCTATCGTGCGCCGTGGCGGTTGGACGTATAG